Proteins found in one Scomber scombrus chromosome 15, fScoSco1.1, whole genome shotgun sequence genomic segment:
- the ak3 gene encoding GTP:AMP phosphotransferase AK3, mitochondrial: MVLQKIFRAVIMGPPGSGKGTVSARITKTFGLKHISSGDILRASINAKTEFGLLMKACIDQGQLVPDDVMSRLILSDLRAMDHSSWLLDGFPRTVSQAEALDGAFTVDSVINLDVPFQTIKQRLTSRWTHLPSGRVYNIDFNPPKVPGFDDVTGEPLVQRDDDTPDTVTRRLKSYETQTEPVLEFYRSKGMLETFSGTETNKIWPHVEASLHKKFSSFNQRVA, from the exons ATGGTTCTGCAAAAGATTTTCCGTGCTGTCATTATGGGACCTCCCGGGTCGGGGAAGGGGACTGTGTCCGCGCGCATAACCAAAACTTTCGGACTGAAGCACATCTCCAGTGGGGATATTTTGAGAGCCAGCATCAACGCTAAAACGG agttCGGCTTGTTGATGAAGGCCTGCATTGATCAGGGTCAGCTGGTACCTGACGACGTCATGTCTCGTCTTATCCTGAGTGATCTGAGAGCGATGGACCACAGCAGCTGGCTGCTTGATG GTTTCCCTCGCACAGTATCCCAGGCAGAGGCTCTGGATGGCGCCTTCACTGTGGATTCAGTCATTAACCTCGATGTACCTTTCCAGACAATTAAACAGAGGCTCACCTCTCGCTGGACCCATCTGCCCAGCGGCAGAGTCTACAACATAGATTTCAACCCACCAAAAGTCcct GGTTTCGACGATGTGACGGGGGAGCCTCTGGTCCAGCGGGACGATGACACACCAGACACGGTCACACGGAGACTGAAGTCCTATGAAACTCAGACAGAGCCTGTCTTAGAGTTCTACAG GAGTAAAGGTATGCTTGAGACCTTCTCTGGGACAGAAACCAACAAGATCTGGCCGCACGTTGAGGCTTCCCTCCACAAAAAATTCTCCTCCTTCAATCAGAGAGTTGCATAG
- the rcl1 gene encoding RNA 3'-terminal phosphate cyclase-like protein, with amino-acid sequence MASQGLTYDGCNFFRQRLVLSTLSGKRVKISNIRSKDDNPGLRDFEASFIRLLDKVTNGSRIEINQTGTVLFYQPGLLYGGSVEHDCNTQRSIGYYLEALLMLAPFMKTTLKATLRGVTNDPIDPTVDLLKSTALPLMKKFGIDGASFELKVVKRGMAPGGGGEVVFTCPVCRTIRPVQLTDPGKIKRIRGMAYSVRVSPQIANRIVDSTRSVLNQFIPDIYIYTDHMKGANSGKSPGFGLTLVAETLNGCFLSAEMSSTPQGQGVSILPEDLGKNCAKLLLEEVHRGGYVDSTNQSLALLLMTLGQQDVSKVLLGPLSPYTIEFLRHIRDFFQIMFKIEVQKPLEDERKGGDKVLLTCVGVGYSNINKTLK; translated from the exons ATGGCAAGCCAGGGGCTCACCTATGATGGCTGCAATTTCTTCCGACAGCGGCTGGTTTTGTCCACACTCAGTGGGAAGCGGGTGAAAATCTCAAACATCAGGTCCAAAGACGATAACCCGGGGCTCCGCG ATTTTGAGGCCAGCTTCATCAGGCTGCTCGACAAAGTCACAAATGGCTCCAGAATAGAGATAAACCAAACAG GCACGGTGTTATTTTACCAGCCGGGCTTGTTGTACGGGGGTTCTGTAGAACATGACTGCAACACGCAGCGTTCGATTGGCTACTATCTAGAGGCCCTGCTCATGCTGGCTCCGTTCATGAAGACCACCCTTAAGGCCACTCTGAGGGGAGTCACCAACGACCCCATTGACCCGACG GTCGACTTGTTGAAGTCCACAGCCCTCCCTCTGATGAAGAAGTTTGGCATCGATGGAGCGAGCTTTGAACTCAAG GTGGTGAAGAGAGGAATGGCGCCTGGTGGGGGAGGGGAGGTAGTTTTCACATGTCCTGTCTGCAGGACCATCAGGCCAGTGCAGCTGACTGACCCAGGAAAGATCAAGAGGATCAGAGGAATGGC ATATTCAGTGCGAGTATCGCCCCAGATAGCCAACAGGATTGTGGATTCAACCAGGAGCGTCCTCAACCAGTTCATTCCAGACATCTACATCTACACGGACCACATGAAAGGAGCCAACTCTGGCAA GTCTCCAGGTTTTGGTCTGACGCTGGTGGCAGAGACGCTGAATGGCTGCTTCCTCAGTGCGGAGATGTCATCCACGCCGCAGGGACAGGGAGTCTCTATATTGCCAGAAGACCTTGGCAAGAACTGTGCCAAACTGCTTTTGGAGGAGGTACATCGG GGTGGCTACGTggattcaaccaatcagagcctgGCGCTGCTCTTGATGACCCTTGGCCAACAGGACGTGTCAAAGGTTTTGCTCGGACCCCTCTCCCCATACAC GATCGAGTTCCTCAGACACATTAGAGATTTCTTCCAAATCATGTTCAAGATTGAAGTTCAGAAGCCTTTAGAAGACGAAAGGAAAGGTGGAGACAAAGTCTTGTTGACCTGTGTAGGAGTTGGTTACAGCAACATCAACAAAAccctcaaataa
- the anxa3b gene encoding annexin A3b translates to MSVWDDLDLLLDSPSSLTVTSNTRGTVKDHANFKAEDDVSALRKAIEGLGTTEKTVIEVLTKRSHAQRQLIAKAYEKATGRTLVADIEGDTGGDFEDLLVALVTPTAVYDCHEVMKAIKGAGTTESILTEIFASRSNRQIKAMSETYLAETGRLMIHDLKSEVSGDYGKALLVLAEGKRDESTSVDAAKAKADAKALYEAGEKKWGTDEDKFIDILCHRSIPQLRQTLVEYKNLSKKTLQESIESEMSGNLEKLLVAVVKCVKSVPVYFAERLFKSMKGLGTTESTLTRILVSRSEIDLLDIRTEYKKLFGESLYSQLQSEVSGSYGDTLKHLCGKDD, encoded by the exons ATGTCTGTTTGG GATGACTTGGACCTGCTGTTAGACTCCCCCTCCTCACTGACTGTGACA TCCAACACAAGAGGAACTGTAAAGGATCATGCAAACTTCAAAGCAGAGGACGACGTGTCTGCACTAAGGAAGGCAATAGAGGGCCTTG GTACAACAGAAAAGACTGTCATTGAGGTGTTGACCAAAAGAAGTCATGCTCAGCGTCAGCTTATCGCTAAGGCCTATGAGAAGGCCACAGGAAGG ACATTAGTAGCCGACATCGAGGGCGACACAGGTGGAGACTTTGAGGACTTGTTAGTGGCCTTGGTAACACCTACTGCTGTCTACGACTGTCATGAAGTCATGAAAGCCATCAAG GGTGCAGGGACCACAGAGAGTATCCTGACTGAAATCTTTGCCTCTAGATCCAACAGGCAGATTAAAGCAATGTCTGAAACATACCTGGCAG AAACTGGCAGACTGATGATTCATGACCTGAAGTCGGAGGTATCTGGAGATTATGGGAAAGCACTGCTCGTCCTGGCGGAG GGGAAGAGAGATGAGAGCACCAGTGTGGATGCTGCCAAGGCTAAGGCAGATGCTAAG GCCCTGTATGAAGCAGGAGAGAAGAAATGGGGAACTGACGAGGACAAATTTATCGACATCCTCTGCCACAGGAGTATTCCCCAGCTTCGACAGA ctctgGTAGAGTACAAGAACCTTAGCAAGAAGACTCTGCAGGAGAGCATCGAGAGTGAGATGTCTGGCAACCTGGAGAAGCTTTTAGTAGCTGTTG TGAAGTGTGTGAAGAGCGTCCCGGTGTACTTCGCAGAGAGGCTTTTCAAAAGCATGAAG GGTTTAGGGACCACCGAGTCCACACTGACCAGGATACTAGTCAGTCGCTCGGAGATTGATTTGCTGGACATCAGAACAGAGTACAAGAAGCTGTTTGGAGAGTCCCTTTATTCCCAGTTACAG TCTGAAGTGTCAGGGAGTTATGGCGACACCCTCAAACATCTGTGCGGCAAAGACGATTAA
- the si:ch211-282j22.3 gene encoding LOW QUALITY PROTEIN: ER degradation-enhancing alpha-mannosidase-like protein 3 (The sequence of the model RefSeq protein was modified relative to this genomic sequence to represent the inferred CDS: deleted 2 bases in 1 codon), producing MQDYTRRKESTGCWELDRPSGTGMMLKTLLITSLLGWAKCQESQSMTLEEKTVIRDQIIEMFDHAYGSYMKYAYPADELMPLSCRGRVRGQEPNRGDIDDSLGKFSLTLIDTLDTLVVLNKLDEFEDAVRKAVKDVRLDNDVVVSVFETNIRVLGGLLGAHVMADLLRQRGERMQWYKDELLHMANELGHRLLPAFNTTSGLPYPKVNLRYGVLNPLSRTGTESDTCTACAGTMILEFAALSRLSGDSVFEEHARKAMDVLWERRQRGSDLVGTVINIHNGEWVRRDSGVGAGIDSYYEYLMKAYILLGDNVFLERFNIHYIAIMKYISQPPLLLNVHMHNPTVSVRSWMDSLLAFFPGLQVLRGDLKPAIETHEMLYQVTKQHKFLPEAFTTEFRVHWGQHLLRPEFAESTYYLYKATGDPYYLRVGQSIVEKLNAYARVPCGFAAVQDSHVRTGTHEDRMDSFFLAEMFKYLYLLFSEKTELPIDIDDYIFTTEAHLLPVSLSTTQPSCQGNRSETVYQEEDLFTHSCPSTETLFPNNPSFAKTIRDSYKYLTGVGRAFHPLPVREIELPLHDNGMEPVEFLKSMGISITPLNEIMARDIGNQKDQKGVYRVKLVAEVSQTPEEEEVVPHVVQLISPPFLGRTVLTAGPAKFGMDLTKQEHGVKGSIVKASPYTACGQIDNAVELKGHIALALRGDCMFAAKARWLQEAGAIGVIFIDHHEGSNSEETPLFQMVGDGDSTEDITMPLVFLFSREGAMLTAALEEHHNVDVLLLPKERQLGQDKKGKPFGMNIKLRLAEEGELEEGAARGPTLEFVLEKEELVLLNEEVEAEEHKGERQSQQQQQQFCSEAAQNDRTEPCSEESSQSLNSNNGPDSNP from the exons ATGCAAGATTACACGAGGAGAAAAGAAAGTACAGGTTGTTGGGAACTGGATCGCCCGTCTGGCACTGGGATGATGCTTAAGACCCTTCTTATCACCAGTCTGCTTGGCTGGGCAAAATGTCAAGAGAGCCAGAGCATGACACTAGAGGAGAAGACTGTCATCAG GGATCAAATCATTGAAATGTTTGATCACGCTTATGGCAGTTACATG aaaTATGCCTATCCAGCAGACGAGCTGATGCCTCTAAGCTGCAGGGGGAGAGTCCGTGGACAGGAGCCCAATAGAGGCGACATAGACGACTCATTGGGGAA GTTTTCACTCACACTGATTGACACCCTTGATACCCTGGTG GTGCTAAACAAGCTTGATGAGTTTGAAGATGCAGTGAGGAAGGCTGTAAAGGACGTACGCCTGGACAATGATGTGGTGGTGTCAGTGTTTGAGACCAACATCAGAGTTCTGGG AGGGCTTTTGGGAGCCCACGTGATGGCTGACCTGCTCCGTCAGCGTGGGGAAAGGATGCAGTGGTATAAAGATGAGCTCCTGCACATGGCCAACGAGCTGGGCCATCGATTACTGCCTGCCTTCAACACCACAAGTGGCCTTCCTTACCCTAAG gTGAATCTGCGGTACGGAGTCCTAAATCCACTTTCACGCACAGGCACTGAATCAGACACCTGCACAGCCTGCGCAGGAACAATGATCCTGGAGTTTGCTGCCCTCAGCAGACTGTCAGGGGACTCTGTTTTTGAG GAGCATGCCAGGAAGGCTATGGACGTCCTCtgggagaggagacagagaggaagtgaCTTGGTGGGGACAGTCATCAATATCCATAATGGAGAATGGGTCCGGAGGG acagTGGAGTTGGTGCTGGTATCGATTCGTACTATGAATATCTGATGAAGGCTTACATTCTCCTCGGAGACAATGTTTTTCTGGAGAGGTTCAACATT CACTACATTGCCATAATGAAGTACATAAGTCAGCCTCCCCTGCTGCTCAATGTACACATGCACAACCCCACTGTGAGCGTGCGCAGCTGGATGGACTCTCTCCTGGCGTTCTTCCCTGGCTTACAG GTTTTGAGAGGAGATCTGAAACCAGCTATTGAGACTCATGAGATGCTTTATCAAGTCACCAAACAGCACAAGTTCCTTCCTGAG GCTTTCACTACAGAGTTCAGAGTTCATTGGGGCCAACACCTACTGAGACCAGAGTTTGCAGAAAGCACCTACTACCTCTATAAG GCCACTGGTGACCCCTACTACCTCAGAGTGGGACAGTCCATTGTGGAGAAGCTCAACGCCTATGCCAGGGTGCCTTGTGGGTTTGCTGCTGTGCAAGAT TCGCATGTTCGCACTGGGACACATGAAGACAG gatggaCTCATTCTTTCTGGCGGAGATGTTTAAATACCTGTACCTGCTGTTTTCGGAGAAGACCGAGCTGCCCATTGATATTGACGACTACATCTTTACCACAGAGGCACACCTTCTacccgtctctctctccaccaccCAGCCATCCTGTCAAGGCAACAGATCA GAAACTGTTTATCAAGAAGAGGATCTGTTCACACACTCCTGCCCCAGCACAGAGACTTTGTTTCCCAACAACCCTTCATTTGCCAAAACCATCCGAGACAGCTATAAGTACCTCACTGGGGTGGGACGAGCCTTCCATCCTTTACCTGTCAG GGAAATTGAACTACCACTCCACGATAACGGCATGGAGCCAGTGGAGTTCCTGAAAAGCATGGGCATCTCTATCACCCCATTGAATGAGATCATGGCTCGAGACATTGGGAATCAGAAG GATCAAAAAGGAGTGTACCGGGTTAAACTTGTGGCAGAGGTGAGCCAGacaccagaggaggaggaggtggttcCTCATGTTGTTCAGCTCATATCCCCCCCGTTTCTGGGTAGAACAGTCCTCACCGCAGGACCTGCCAAGTTTGGAATGGACCTCACCAAGCAAGAGCATGGG GTGAAGGGCAGCATAGTGAAAGCTTCCCCCTACACAGCATGCGGGCAAATAGATAATGCAGTGGAGCTTAAAGGCCACATCGCTCTGGCTCTGCGTGGTGACTGCATGTTCGCTGCAAAGGCTCGTTGGCTGCAGGAGGCAGGAGCCATAGGAGTCATCTTCATAG ACCACCATGAGGGAAGTAATAGCGAGGAAACACCACTCTTCCAGATGGTGGGGGACGGCGACTCCACTGAAGACATCACCATGCCTTTGGTCTTCCTGTTCAGCCGTGAGGGTGCCATGCTCACAGCAGCCCTGGAGGAACATCACAATGTAGATGTGCTGCTGCTTCCCAAGGAGAGGCAGCTTGGACAAG ATAAGAAAGGCAAACCATTCGGCATGAACATCAAACTCCGGCTAGCAGAAGAGGGGGAGCTTGAGGAGGGGGCAGCCAGAGGGCCCACACTGGAGTTTGTCTTGGAGAAAGAGGAGTTGGTGCTTCTTAATGAAGAGGTGGAGGCAGAAGAGCACAAAGGAGAGCGACAatcgcagcagcagcagcagcagttctgCTCAGAGGCAGCACAGAATGACAGAACTGAACCGTGTTCAGAAGAATCGTCTCAAAGCCTAAACTCTAACAATGGACCAGACTCAAATCCTTGA